GCCTTCCGGTTGTTTCCTATATGTTTAGTATAAATAATATTGAAGTTTTTGCCGTGCGCTCCGGAGGGTTTGTTTTTGCTGAAATCGTCAATGAATAAAATAAGTTTTTTTCTTTTCTTTTTGTTGATTTTTTCTTGTACTTCAACCAAAGAAGTTTCTTATGTGGATTATTCGGATAGATCCAGCGTATTATATCAGGTTGATTATACGGAAAAGCTCCTTAAATCCGGTAAGATAACGGATGCTCTAATCCGCTCTCAGATTCTTCATCTTAACACAAAAGATTTTGAAGAAGTTGCCAAGATCAATTTAAAGTCGATAGAAAAAACGGAAGCTGCATTTTTACAAAGTATAGAAGAAAAAAATTGGGATGAGGCTGTCAGGTATTTTAGGTCCCTTACTGCAATAGGGAAATGCCCTGACGGATGGACGGAAGAGCGAATCTTTGAAGAAAGAAATATCTTATGGAAAAAAAATGCCGATCTTCCCTTATTAAATTTACAAAATAAAAAAAATCATTCAGCAGGTTCATCTTCTTTTCCTCAAAATATAGATGAGATGATAAAGGGCTCTCTTACCGTTTGGGTGGATAGGGGAACACGCATACAAAAAGGTTATGCCTCGCCGGACATTGTTATAGGTTCGGGTTTTTTTATAGATTCCCGCGGTTATTTTATTACGAATTATCATGTTATTCAAAGCGAGGTTGATAAAAAGTATAACGGCTATTCCAAACTTTATATTAAGTCGCCCGATAATCCCAATATAAAAATCCCTGCAAAGGTTGTAGGTTGGGATCCTCTTTTTGATTTAGCTTTGGTAAAGACCGAGTACACACCTCAGTTTATTTTTAATCTGGGCTCTTCAAAAGACTTAGGAGTCGGAAGCCGTATTTATGCAATAGGCTCTCCGGCCGGTTTGGAAAAAACCCTTACCTCAGGTATAGTATCGGCAAAATACCGAAGGCTTTTTTCTATGGTAGATATAATGCAGATAGATGCTGCCGTTAATCATGGAAACTCTGGCGGGCCGATAGTGGATGATAAGGGTCTTGTTCAAGCCGTAGTATTTGCCGGTCTTGAAAGAAATGAAGGTCTTAATTTTGCAATCCCTGTTGAGCTTTTAAAGGCTGTTCTTCCCGATTTATATAAGGGCGGAGAAGTTAAACATACTTGGCTTGGCTGCCACGGTCAAAACCGAAAGGGCGGTTCGAGTAATGCCGGCGGAGTTCCAAACGGAGTTCTTGTAAACTATGTTCTTCCTGACGGCCCCTTTTCAATTTCAGGTATAAATGAGGGTACCGTAATAAAAGAAGTTAACGGTATTCCGGTAAATTCGGTTGAAGAAATACAGGCAAATTTATTGTCTATAGCTCCTGAAACCATTGTCCTCATTAAGGGCTATCAAAAAAATGAAGCAGGTATTTATGAAGAAAAAACTTGGCCCGTTTTATGCGCCGAACGGCCTTTATATCCGGGAAATTCCGTTTTTCGAAAGGACAGTATAGCAAGATCCATGCTTCCCGTTTTCGGATTTAAACTTGAATCGGTGGGAAAAAAGAATTCTTATAGGGTTGCAGAGGTTATCCCCGGCAGCTTTGCATCTGAAAATGCCTTTGGTATAAATGACTATATTGAGATTAACGGAAAAAGATGGGATAATGAAAACGAAGAGATTATTCATGTAAATATCTATACAAAAAAGGTTAGGGCAGGTTATATGGACAGCTTTATGGTTTTAAGTGCTTACCTTGATAATCCCCTTTTCTTTTAAACAGGAAAATTTTTTAAGTATAAATAATTACGTATAAATAATATGGAACGGTTAAATTAAAAACTGAAAATAAACCAAAGGAATGTGTAGAAGTTTTTTGCAGCCCTTTTCAAAATTGTGTCATTGTGATACACTTATATTTATGAAATGTGTTGTTTTTACCGGAGGCGGAACGGGAGGGCATATTTTTCCCGGACTTGCCGTTGCCGAGGCCTTGAGCTCTTCTTTGGAATGTAGAATAGTTTGGCTCGGCTCTGCTAAGGGAGTTGACCGCAAAATAGTTGAATCTTCCGAGCTTTACTCGGCTTCTCCTTCAGTTCTTGAATTCATAGGTATTCCTGCCGGAAAATTGAGGCGGTATTTTAGTTTTCAAAACTTTATAGATGTTTTTAAGGTTGCAGCAGGCTTTATAAAGTCCTTTTTTATTCTTTTAAAGTTAAAACCTATTTTTGTTTTTTCTAAAGGCGGCTTTGTTTCGGTTCCTCCCTGTGCCGCTGCAAAATTCTTAAAAATTCCGGTTATCACTCACGAGTGTGATTTTTCGCCCGGCCTTGCAACAAGGATTAATTCTAAATTTGCAAATCGTATTTTGGTTTCATATCAAGAAACGGCGGAGCTCTTACCGGCCTCTCTCCGCTCAAAGGTTATATGTACCGGAAATCCCGTCCGCTTAAGTTTTTATTCGGGCAGGCCTGAAAAGGGGCTCTCCTTTTTAAACATAAAATCGGACTTACCTGTTTTGTTTGTTTTAGGCGGAAGTCTAGGTGCAAGACAGTTAAATGATTTGATTTCAGATTCAATCGAATATCTTGTAAAGCATTTTGTTGTGGTTCATCAGATTGGGGAAGCCAATATGGATCAGGGACAAAAAATTAAAGAAGGCCTTTTAAGATCTTCCCCCGAATTTGCAGAAAACTATAAACCCTATCCCTTTATAAAAAAAGAGATGGCCGATGTTTTAAGCCTTTCTTCGATTGTGGTGTCGCGGGCAGGTGCCAATACGGTTTGGGAATCGGCAGCTGCCGGTAAGCCTATGATTTTGGTTCCTCTTGAAAAGGGAAGCTCCCGCGGCGATCAAATAGAAAATGCCGAATTCTTTAAGAAAAAAGGTGCCGCAGAAATTCTTTTGGGTGAAGATGTAAGGCCCGATATTTTTATAAGGCTTTTACGGGAGCTTGGTTTTGAAGAAAACATAAGCGGAAACGAAAGGCTAAAAAATATGGCTCTGGACTCTGCTGCCTTAGCCGGTGAAAAACCGGCCATTGTAATTGCGGACTTTTTAAAAAATTTTTTTACCGTTAAGGATTAGGAACTTTAAATAGATGAGGATTATTAAATGGTGGAGAATAATTAAATGCGGATAGGAAGTGCCGATATAGTTTTTTTGATTATATTAAGTTTTTTTGTTATTAAGGTTACAGTAACCGGTTTTATAGACGAGTTTTTTTCAAAGGCTGCGGTTATTGTCGGCGGGCTTATAGCTTTTTTGTTTTATAAATTGCTTACCCCTGTAATTACCGAGCTTCTTGGCGAAAAGGCCTTATCCGCCGTGATAGCTTTTTTGATTTTATTTTTATCCGTTTATTTGATTATAAAATTGGTTCAAGTTTTTTTAGGCTCCCTTTTTTCAAGCGAGTCATTAAAAAATTTGGACAGGTCATTGGGTTTTTGTCTGGGCCTTGTAGAAGGCTTGATTGTAATAGGAGTTATCCTCATGCTCATAAATATTCAAACCTTTGTTTCATTCGATAAAATATTAAGTGAAAGCATTTTTGCGAAAATCCTTTCTCCATTTATTTTAGATATAACTAAGCAGTTTTAGGAGTTGGATAAACCTTGCAAAAAGTTTTTATAGGGGGTATGATAAACAGTTCGGCAGAAATTCAGCCTCACTGTTTATCTGGCGAGTTTTGTACCTACGGTACAAAACATCGCATTATTGTATGTAGTTTTGCATAAAGCAAAACTACTTGAAAAAACTTTTTTCGCAAATTGCTATTTGCTGCAAAAAGTTTTTATAGGAGTTGTAGATGTTTGAAAATCTCATAGATCAAGAAGCGGGGCTTAGGCTCATTCAAGATATAAAACAAAAAAAACTTCCGCCTTCGATTTTGTTTTCGGGGCCTGAATGTTCCGGGAAGCTGACCGCAGCCCTTGAGCTTGCCCGTTCCGTTTCTTGTACCGAATCGGGACAGTGGACCTGTACCTGTTCTTCATGCTTGAGGCAAAAAGAGATGATTGCTCCCGATGTTCTTATTTTGGGAGCACGGGACCACAGCCCCGAAATCAAGGCTGCCTGCGAGACCTTATTAAAAACAAAAACTCTTTCTTCGAGATACTTATTTTTGCGGGCTATTAGAAAACTTACTGCTCGATTCGATCCCCGTCTTTGGGATACGGATGAAACAAGATTCGTTAAAGCCGCCCCCGTCATTGCAGAGATTGAAGAACTCCTAGCCGATCTATGTTCCGGCCCTATCGAAACTATAGATGACAAGGTGCTTAACAAAACTGCGGAGGCTCTTGTTTTAAAATCCGCAAAACTTCAAGACGAATGTATGTACGATACTATTCCCATAAATCAGGTTAGAAAGGCTTCATCATGGGTACGCCTAATGCCTTCTGGAATCAAAAAAGTATTGATTGTCGAAAATGCCGATAAGATGCAGGAAGGTGCTAGAAATGCTTTTTTAAAAATTTTAGAAGAGCCGCCTTCTTATGCCGTCTTTGTTTTAACTACCGCTCATCGGGGAGCGATTATTCCGACGATACTGTCAAGGGTACGCACTTATACTTTTAAAGAAAGAGATAAAAAATCCCAAGAAGAAGTTATAAGGCGGGTTTTTAAAGGAGAGCCTTGCCATGAACCCTTCGGTAAGTTCAATCTTTTAAGCTCCTACCTTTACGGTTTTTTACCGGTAAGTTTTCGTACGATTCAAAATGCGGCATCCTTATTTTATGAGTATGTTTTTTTGCTCATAGACAGGCAAAATAAAATTCTCCCCTCGGCTCTTTATAATTCGATCTCAAATTACAAAAATAAAAACAAGTATGACAATTCAAATTGTACGGTTTCAAATATTGTAAATATTTTAAATAAATGTAAGCCTCATACGATTTATATTTTGTTCTTAAACAGTCTTTTATTTTTTTTACAAGACGGCTTAAAAAATGAAGAATGTTCCGCCTTGGAACTTGAATCTTATTTTAAAATAACGGCTTTAATAAAAAATGCCGAAGCTGCCGTAGATATTTTTAATATTTCTCCTCAAGCCGCTTTAGAAAACTTAGCAGAAGGAATTAAGGAAAAACTTATATGAGAGAGTTTATGAGAAGGGGAATACAAAAATCCCCAAGCATGAATGAAGCTCAGCTGCGTACATTTGTAAAGCTGCTTGCAAACGAGTATTCTCTATTGGATTCAGTAATGGATTCTTTAAATGACGGCGTTATAGTTGCAGATTCCGAAAATAAGATTATAAAATCGAATAGGGCTGCAGAAAGAATTTTAGGAACCTCTTTTAGAGGAACCTCTCTTAGAAGCTCCTCACTTGGCGGTTCCGCTTTAGGAGAAGGCCATGAAAAAAATGTCTGGGAACATATAAAGATTCAAGATATTGCCGGCTTTGTTTCTTCGGTTATTCAAAATGAAAGCGGACAAACTTCAAAAGAGTTTAACCTCAAAGCCGATAAGCCTGAAGGTAAAAATAAATATATTGAAGTTTCGGTTCTTCCCTTGGTAAACGAAAAAAAAATTAAAGGTACGATAATTATGATTGCGGATATTACCGAAAAAAGAATTGAAGAAATTAAAAACCGCCGTCTTGAAAATCTTGCAAGCCTTACAAATGTTGCAGCTGCCGTTGCTCACGAAATAAAAAATCCTCTTGCAGCAATCAGCATTCATTTACAGCTTTTAAAGAAAAATTTTACGGCCTGTAATTTATCCATAAACCAAAAAGCTCAAAAACACATAGGCGTTATCGAAGAAGAAATTGAAAGGCTAAATAAAATCGTTGTGGATTTTTTGTTTGCCGTGCGTCCCTTAAAATTCGAGTTTGTTCCGGTAGATATAAATGTCCTTTTAAAGAATTTATACGATACTTTTTTTGACGAGTTTAATGACAGCGGTATAGCTATTTCTCTTAGCTTTTCAAAGGAGCTTCCTAAGATTCAAGGCGATGAAAGATTTTTACGGCAGGCATTTATGAATGTCCTAACAAATGCAAAAGCCGCAATGCCGAATGGAGGCTTTTTGGATATATCGACAAAGGCAGTAAACGATTTTATTATTGTAACTATTTCGGATTCAGGGCAGGGTATTTTACCCGAAGATATGCATAAAATATTTGAGCCTTATTTTACGACAAAACATGACGGAACGGGTTTGGGGCTGACCATGACTTATAAGGTTATAAAAGAACATGGAGGAGACATAAATGTTTATTCGGATTACGGCATGGGAACAAGTTTTAAATTTTCTCTTCCGATAGAACGTAAGGGTGCAATGCTTTTACTCTCCGATAAAACTTTTGATTTTGATTCGGTAAAGGATATAAAATGAAATTCAGTATTTTAGTTATTGATGACGAAAAAAATATTCGTGAAGGCCTTGCAATGGCCTTGGAAGATGAAGGCTATGAAGTAATTACTGCCGATAACGGAAAAACAGGTTTGGATATTGCCTTAAAAGACGAAGTCGACCTTGTAATTACCGATCTAAAAATGCCTGAAATAAGCGGCGAAGAGGTCTTACGTGAAGTTATTTCAAAAACCCCGGGAGTTCCCGTAATTGTTTTAACCGGACACGGTACGGTAGAAACGGCTGTTGAAGCCATGAGGATGGGGGCCTATGATTTTTTAACCAAGCCCTTGAATTTGGAACGCCTTTTTCTTTTAGTAAAAAGAGCCTTACAAAACAGGGCCCTTGTTCTTCAAAATAGGGCACTTTTACATGACATTGAAACCAAACAAAGTTTTGAAAATATTATAGGCAAGAGCCCTCTTATGGAAAAGGTTTTTGAGAATATAAAAAAAGTTGCTCCTACAAAGGCCAGCGTCTTAATTACCGGAGAAACGGGAGTCGGAAAAGAATTGATTGCTCAGGCCATTCATAATCTTTCAAACCGTAAGGATAAGCCCTTTGTTCAAGTCCACTGTGCTTCCTTTGCCGAAAGCCTTTTGGAGTCCGAACTTTTCGGCCATGAAAAAGGAGCCTTTACAGGGGCCGTACAACGCAGCCGAGGCCGCTTTGAAATTGCAAACGGCGGTTCTCTTTTTTTGGACGAAATAGGCGAAGTCAACCAAATGATACAGGTAAAACTTTTGCGTGTTCTTCAAGAAAAAAAGTTTGAGAGGGTAGGAGGTTCTGAAACTCTCAGCGTAGATACAAGGATAATCGCCGCAACAAATAGGGATTTGGCAGAAGAAATAAAAAAAGGAAATTTTAGGGAAGATCTTTATTTTAGATTGAATGTAGTGCATATTCACGTGCCTCCCTTGCGTGAACGAAAGGAGGATATTCCTCTTTTGGCTGCTGCCTTTATCAAAGACTTTGCCGAGGAGAACGGTAAAAAAATAGATTCTATAGAGCCTCGTGCAAGAGCTGCAATTTATAATTATGAATGGCCCGGAAATATAAGGCAGCTTCAAAACTGTATTCAAAGTGCCGTTGTAATGAGCTCCGATAATGTAATTCACTTTGACGACTTACCGGAAACCTTGCGCGAAAAGGCGGAGGCTTCTTCAATCCGTATACCTATGGGAGTAAATATGGCCGAAGCCGAAAAGCAAATTATTTTACAGACTCTTGCAAACCAAAATAACAATAAATCAAAGACAGCCGATATTTTGGGAATAGGCAGAAGGACCCTCCATCGAAAACTTGATGAGTATGAGGCGGAGATTAAAGATGATACTTCCCGAATGTTGGAAGAAAAAGAAAATCAATCCAAAAAGGAAAAATCAAATGGCAAAAAATAAATACAGCGAACCTGATTATTGGTCAAAAAAAGCTTTTGCCGAAAATTATCCTGCTCGTTCCGTATACAAACTTGAAGAGATAAATAAAAAATTTAATCTTTTTTCTCCTAATGATAAGGTACTGGATTTGGGAGCGGCTCCCGGAAGCTGGACTGTCTATGTTTTGCGCTTTTTAAATAAGGAGGGAAGGGTAACTGCCGTCGACTTAAAGCCCTTGGATTCTTCAGTCTATGATGAGAGGCTTAATTTTTTTCAAGGCGATATGTTCGATAAGGGAATTATAAAATCGGTAAAAGAATTGGGGCCTTATGATGCTGTTATCTGTGATGCAGCTCCTGCAACAACAGGAAACAAAACCGTTGATACGGCCCGTTCTTCAGGTTTGGTAGAGCTTGCGCTTTATTATGCTCAAGAGCAGCTTAAACAAGGCGGTTCTTTTGTCGTAAAGATATTCCAAGGCGGAGATCAGCAGATCCACTTAAACAATTTACGAAAATGTTTTAAGACGGCAAGGGCCTTTAAGCCGGAAGCGTGCCGCAGTTCAAGTTTTGAAACCTATCTAATAGGTTTGGATTTTAAGGGTTAGAATCTTCCCTGTTGATTATTTTATCGATTATAACAT
The DNA window shown above is from Treponema denticola and carries:
- a CDS encoding S1C family serine protease: MDYSDRSSVLYQVDYTEKLLKSGKITDALIRSQILHLNTKDFEEVAKINLKSIEKTEAAFLQSIEEKNWDEAVRYFRSLTAIGKCPDGWTEERIFEERNILWKKNADLPLLNLQNKKNHSAGSSSFPQNIDEMIKGSLTVWVDRGTRIQKGYASPDIVIGSGFFIDSRGYFITNYHVIQSEVDKKYNGYSKLYIKSPDNPNIKIPAKVVGWDPLFDLALVKTEYTPQFIFNLGSSKDLGVGSRIYAIGSPAGLEKTLTSGIVSAKYRRLFSMVDIMQIDAAVNHGNSGGPIVDDKGLVQAVVFAGLERNEGLNFAIPVELLKAVLPDLYKGGEVKHTWLGCHGQNRKGGSSNAGGVPNGVLVNYVLPDGPFSISGINEGTVIKEVNGIPVNSVEEIQANLLSIAPETIVLIKGYQKNEAGIYEEKTWPVLCAERPLYPGNSVFRKDSIARSMLPVFGFKLESVGKKNSYRVAEVIPGSFASENAFGINDYIEINGKRWDNENEEIIHVNIYTKKVRAGYMDSFMVLSAYLDNPLFF
- the murG gene encoding undecaprenyldiphospho-muramoylpentapeptide beta-N-acetylglucosaminyltransferase, coding for MKCVVFTGGGTGGHIFPGLAVAEALSSSLECRIVWLGSAKGVDRKIVESSELYSASPSVLEFIGIPAGKLRRYFSFQNFIDVFKVAAGFIKSFFILLKLKPIFVFSKGGFVSVPPCAAAKFLKIPVITHECDFSPGLATRINSKFANRILVSYQETAELLPASLRSKVICTGNPVRLSFYSGRPEKGLSFLNIKSDLPVLFVLGGSLGARQLNDLISDSIEYLVKHFVVVHQIGEANMDQGQKIKEGLLRSSPEFAENYKPYPFIKKEMADVLSLSSIVVSRAGANTVWESAAAGKPMILVPLEKGSSRGDQIENAEFFKKKGAAEILLGEDVRPDIFIRLLRELGFEENISGNERLKNMALDSAALAGEKPAIVIADFLKNFFTVKD
- a CDS encoding CvpA family protein, with protein sequence MRIGSADIVFLIILSFFVIKVTVTGFIDEFFSKAAVIVGGLIAFLFYKLLTPVITELLGEKALSAVIAFLILFLSVYLIIKLVQVFLGSLFSSESLKNLDRSLGFCLGLVEGLIVIGVILMLINIQTFVSFDKILSESIFAKILSPFILDITKQF
- a CDS encoding two-component system sensor histidine kinase NtrB — protein: MREFMRRGIQKSPSMNEAQLRTFVKLLANEYSLLDSVMDSLNDGVIVADSENKIIKSNRAAERILGTSFRGTSLRSSSLGGSALGEGHEKNVWEHIKIQDIAGFVSSVIQNESGQTSKEFNLKADKPEGKNKYIEVSVLPLVNEKKIKGTIIMIADITEKRIEEIKNRRLENLASLTNVAAAVAHEIKNPLAAISIHLQLLKKNFTACNLSINQKAQKHIGVIEEEIERLNKIVVDFLFAVRPLKFEFVPVDINVLLKNLYDTFFDEFNDSGIAISLSFSKELPKIQGDERFLRQAFMNVLTNAKAAMPNGGFLDISTKAVNDFIIVTISDSGQGILPEDMHKIFEPYFTTKHDGTGLGLTMTYKVIKEHGGDINVYSDYGMGTSFKFSLPIERKGAMLLLSDKTFDFDSVKDIK
- a CDS encoding sigma-54-dependent transcriptional regulator — its product is MKFSILVIDDEKNIREGLAMALEDEGYEVITADNGKTGLDIALKDEVDLVITDLKMPEISGEEVLREVISKTPGVPVIVLTGHGTVETAVEAMRMGAYDFLTKPLNLERLFLLVKRALQNRALVLQNRALLHDIETKQSFENIIGKSPLMEKVFENIKKVAPTKASVLITGETGVGKELIAQAIHNLSNRKDKPFVQVHCASFAESLLESELFGHEKGAFTGAVQRSRGRFEIANGGSLFLDEIGEVNQMIQVKLLRVLQEKKFERVGGSETLSVDTRIIAATNRDLAEEIKKGNFREDLYFRLNVVHIHVPPLRERKEDIPLLAAAFIKDFAEENGKKIDSIEPRARAAIYNYEWPGNIRQLQNCIQSAVVMSSDNVIHFDDLPETLREKAEASSIRIPMGVNMAEAEKQIILQTLANQNNNKSKTADILGIGRRTLHRKLDEYEAEIKDDTSRMLEEKENQSKKEKSNGKK
- a CDS encoding SAM-dependent methyltransferase, translating into MAKNKYSEPDYWSKKAFAENYPARSVYKLEEINKKFNLFSPNDKVLDLGAAPGSWTVYVLRFLNKEGRVTAVDLKPLDSSVYDERLNFFQGDMFDKGIIKSVKELGPYDAVICDAAPATTGNKTVDTARSSGLVELALYYAQEQLKQGGSFVVKIFQGGDQQIHLNNLRKCFKTARAFKPEACRSSSFETYLIGLDFKG